The genomic window CTAAGAGCTGTTTCTGATTTTGAGTATGAATTCCAAATGGCTTTGACCAATAGACGGCTAAACGAAAATATAGAGACAGTTTTTTTAATGCCAGGAGAGGAGTTCTTTTTCATAAGTTCGTCTCTTGTAAAAGAATTGGCTTTTCTTAAAGGAGATATTTCAAAGTTTGTGCCAACCATCGTGAAAAATGAGTTGGTAAAAAAAGTGGATAATGTTTTTGAAAAAAAGAGAAGAGGAGGTTCTTAATGCCAAATCCAAAACGTAGACATTCGAACAGTAGAACAGGTAAAAGAAGAAATGCCCATAAAAAAATTAAGGAGTATTCTTTAAGTATCTGTTCAAATTGTGGCGAGAAGAAGATGCCCCACATAGTATGTGATTTTTGTGGCTACTATAAAGGCAAACCCGTTTTAACAGTTGAAAATAAAACGAAATGAACACCAAAAAAACTATTGTTTCAATTGATGCAATGGGTGGAGATAATGCTCCTTTTTCTACTATCAAGGCCTGTGATCTGATA from bacterium includes these protein-coding regions:
- the rpmF gene encoding 50S ribosomal protein L32, which produces MPNPKRRHSNSRTGKRRNAHKKIKEYSLSICSNCGEKKMPHIVCDFCGYYKGKPVLTVENKTK